Proteins encoded in a region of the Ralstonia pseudosolanacearum genome:
- a CDS encoding MotA/TolQ/ExbB proton channel family protein, producing MQELGLSHLWTQGDIVARGTALLLLLMSLASWIVILTKTWDLIRLKSMAQGAEKRFWHSDDFDHAMQTLGSPKDNPFYALAQTGREAAQHHRASHPQLHDVMDISDWITRSLKSAIDESVGQMQSGLAVLASVGSTAPFVGLFGTVWGIYHALIGIGAVGVPTIDKVAGPVGESLIMTAFGLAVAIPAVLGYNALTRGNKSVIAKLNRFAHDLHAYFVTGARLRPGSARQDDANVRLASVKPQ from the coding sequence ATGCAGGAACTCGGTCTCTCCCATCTCTGGACACAGGGCGACATCGTCGCGCGCGGCACGGCCCTTCTGCTGTTGCTGATGTCGCTGGCCTCCTGGATCGTCATCCTCACCAAGACGTGGGACCTGATCCGGCTGAAGTCGATGGCCCAGGGCGCCGAAAAGCGCTTCTGGCACTCCGATGACTTCGATCACGCCATGCAGACGCTGGGCTCGCCCAAGGACAACCCGTTCTACGCGCTCGCGCAGACCGGCCGCGAAGCCGCCCAGCACCATCGCGCCAGCCATCCGCAGCTGCACGACGTGATGGACATCTCCGACTGGATCACGCGCTCGCTCAAGAGTGCGATCGACGAGTCCGTCGGCCAGATGCAGTCCGGCCTGGCAGTGCTGGCCTCGGTGGGCTCGACGGCACCGTTCGTCGGGCTGTTCGGCACGGTGTGGGGCATCTATCACGCGCTAATCGGCATCGGCGCGGTGGGCGTGCCGACCATCGACAAGGTGGCCGGCCCGGTGGGCGAGTCGCTGATCATGACGGCCTTCGGCCTGGCCGTGGCGATTCCCGCCGTGCTCGGCTACAACGCGCTGACCCGCGGCAACAAATCGGTCATCGCCAAGCTCAACCGCTTCGCCCACGACCTGCACGCCTACTTCGTGACCGGCGCGCGCCTGCGCCCGGGCAGCGCGCGCCAGGACGACGCGAACGTGCGCCTGGCCTCGGTCAAGCCGCAATAA
- a CDS encoding phasin family protein, with protein MMTLEQLGFLHRAQLEAWLAVTKEAVDGVNRVIGLNLQALKAGLGETEQCLHEIAGAQDAGQWFTAHVRYLQPAGERVSGYTRNLVEIGVQTQSSIAQALQRHGDEVRRHWGAVTENLVDSAPPGSEAVVSLMKAAVSWEVAAAEVAEELVIEEVGGQRTESR; from the coding sequence ATGATGACGCTCGAGCAACTCGGCTTTTTGCATCGCGCCCAATTGGAAGCCTGGCTGGCTGTGACGAAGGAGGCGGTCGACGGCGTCAATCGGGTGATCGGTCTCAATCTCCAGGCGCTGAAGGCCGGGTTGGGCGAGACGGAACAGTGCCTGCACGAGATTGCCGGCGCGCAGGATGCCGGCCAGTGGTTCACCGCGCATGTGCGCTACCTGCAACCGGCGGGCGAGCGGGTCTCGGGCTACACGCGCAACCTGGTGGAGATTGGCGTGCAGACGCAGAGCAGCATCGCCCAGGCGCTGCAGCGTCACGGCGACGAGGTGCGCCGCCATTGGGGTGCCGTCACGGAAAATCTCGTCGACAGCGCGCCGCCGGGTTCGGAGGCGGTGGTGAGCCTGATGAAGGCCGCGGTCAGTTGGGAAGTCGCCGCGGCGGAGGTTGCGGAAGAGCTGGTCATCGAAGAGGTTGGCGGCCAGCGTACCGAGTCGCGCTGA
- a CDS encoding YdcF family protein, with product MHTHWLLSTLVVTLLLPPGGPLVLALLAGTVAWRVSRWRRHAGRVLGIALIVAWVAATPWCGRLLASWTHPAPPLRLDALQPQGEGAVVLLGGARKLAAREYAGQGATALSGPSLERTVYAARLARAAHLPVLSTGGAPEGNGVPEAELMRRLVADMGQDARWIETRSATTEENAAFSAPMLRAAGIRRIYLVTHYWHMARARRYFEGQGFTVTPAPCGWGGEVEESPAGGILSLLPRTDGLMLTRFALREALGQWWLSIRQGIR from the coding sequence ATGCATACCCATTGGCTGTTGAGCACGCTTGTCGTCACGCTGCTGTTGCCGCCCGGCGGTCCGTTGGTGCTGGCCCTGTTGGCGGGCACGGTGGCCTGGCGCGTGTCGCGCTGGCGCCGCCACGCGGGCCGGGTGCTCGGCATCGCGTTGATCGTGGCCTGGGTGGCAGCGACGCCGTGGTGCGGCCGGCTGTTGGCATCGTGGACGCATCCCGCGCCGCCCTTGCGCCTCGATGCGCTGCAGCCGCAGGGCGAGGGCGCGGTGGTGCTGCTGGGTGGTGCGCGCAAGCTGGCGGCGCGTGAGTATGCGGGGCAGGGCGCAACCGCGCTGTCCGGCCCGTCGCTAGAGCGCACGGTCTACGCGGCGCGACTGGCGCGCGCGGCCCACTTGCCGGTGCTGTCGACCGGTGGCGCACCGGAGGGGAATGGCGTGCCCGAGGCCGAGCTGATGCGCCGGCTCGTCGCCGACATGGGGCAGGATGCGCGCTGGATCGAGACGCGTTCGGCCACCACCGAGGAAAACGCCGCGTTCTCCGCGCCGATGCTGCGTGCGGCGGGCATCCGGCGCATCTACCTCGTCACGCATTACTGGCACATGGCGCGCGCGCGACGATACTTTGAAGGGCAAGGATTCACCGTCACGCCGGCGCCGTGCGGCTGGGGTGGCGAGGTGGAGGAGAGCCCCGCCGGTGGCATACTCTCGCTGCTGCCGCGTACGGATGGCCTGATGCTGACCCGCTTCGCCTTGCGCGAAGCGCTGGGCCAGTGGTGGTTGTCCATCCGTCAGGGCATTCGCTGA
- the hemP gene encoding hemin uptake protein HemP gives MNTVESQDAGRTVTRRRHIIVARKRPATLEHSPLDAEPAAAPSVNASATVVGDARIMTSEQLFGGQNAVAIRHNGALYTLRVTRFGKLILTK, from the coding sequence ATGAACACCGTTGAATCGCAGGACGCCGGCCGCACCGTCACCCGCCGCCGCCACATCATCGTGGCCCGCAAGCGGCCGGCCACCCTCGAGCACAGCCCCCTGGATGCCGAACCGGCTGCCGCGCCCAGCGTCAACGCCTCGGCCACCGTCGTGGGCGACGCCCGCATCATGACGTCGGAACAATTGTTCGGCGGCCAGAACGCCGTCGCCATCCGCCACAACGGCGCGCTCTACACGCTGCGCGTGACGCGCTTCGGCAAGCTGATCCTGACCAAGTAA
- a CDS encoding ExbD/TolR family protein — MAFGTFDNDDEVMSEINMTPLVDVMLVLLIIFIITIPVINHAVKIDLPRASNKPDDAKPQSVNVEIDAKGLVYWNNQPVDDATLEADIVQAARQQPQPEMHLRADRSVRYERVAQVMAAIQRGGLARIGFVTEPMH, encoded by the coding sequence ATGGCTTTCGGAACCTTCGACAACGATGACGAGGTGATGAGCGAGATCAACATGACGCCGCTGGTGGACGTCATGCTGGTGCTGCTGATCATCTTCATCATCACCATTCCGGTGATCAACCACGCAGTGAAGATCGACCTGCCGCGCGCGAGCAACAAGCCCGACGACGCCAAGCCGCAGAGCGTCAATGTCGAGATCGACGCCAAGGGCCTGGTGTACTGGAACAACCAGCCGGTCGACGATGCCACGCTGGAGGCCGACATCGTGCAGGCCGCACGGCAGCAGCCCCAGCCCGAGATGCACCTGCGCGCGGATCGCAGCGTCCGCTACGAGCGCGTCGCCCAGGTGATGGCCGCCATCCAGCGCGGCGGCCTGGCGCGCATCGGCTTCGTGACCGAACCGATGCACTAA
- a CDS encoding GlcG/HbpS family heme-binding protein has product MKTKPCLTQEDVNKILDAAEKEARAHQWAVTIAVVDDGGHPLGLRRMDGCATISAYIAPEKARTAALGRRESKIYEDIINNGRTSFLSVPLLHGMLEGGVPILVEGVCAGAVGVSGVKSAEDVQIAKAGIAAVHVIC; this is encoded by the coding sequence ATGAAAACCAAGCCCTGTCTGACCCAGGAAGACGTCAACAAGATCCTGGATGCCGCAGAGAAGGAAGCGCGCGCGCATCAATGGGCCGTGACGATCGCCGTGGTCGATGACGGTGGCCATCCGCTGGGCCTGCGCCGCATGGACGGCTGCGCGACCATCTCGGCCTACATCGCGCCGGAGAAGGCGCGCACGGCCGCGCTGGGCCGTCGTGAATCGAAGATCTACGAAGACATCATCAACAATGGCCGGACATCGTTCCTGTCAGTGCCGCTGTTGCACGGCATGCTGGAGGGCGGCGTGCCCATCCTGGTGGAGGGCGTGTGCGCCGGTGCGGTGGGCGTGTCGGGCGTGAAGTCGGCGGAGGATGTGCAGATCGCCAAGGCGGGCATTGCCGCCGTGCACGTGATCTGCTGA